Proteins found in one Synechococcus sp. LA31 genomic segment:
- a CDS encoding Mrp/NBP35 family ATP-binding protein, whose protein sequence is MASADQALTQALAALEPLTDAGSGRSLLELEWIQQVRVQSNRVVFRLALPGYANAQRERIAADARGALLQLGGIEDVQIELAPPPAPAAGHQQAPIGAAGHGGGGPERQPIPGVKHVIAVSSGKGGVGKSTVAVNLACALAASGLKVGLLDADIYGPNAPTMLGVADQTPKVQGSGNTQVLTPLESCGIAMVSMGLLIDADQPVIWRGPMLNGIIRQFLYQVAWGERDVLVVDLPPGTGDAQLSLAQAVPMAGVIIVTTPQMVSLQDARRGLAMFQQLGVPVLGVVENMTAFIPPDAPDKRYELFGSGGGAQLAQESEVPLLAQLPMELAVVQGGDAGRPAVLSAPESATAQAFRTLAAQLPLAAAA, encoded by the coding sequence ATGGCCAGCGCAGATCAGGCCCTTACGCAGGCCCTCGCCGCCCTCGAGCCCCTCACCGATGCCGGCAGCGGCCGCAGCTTGCTGGAGCTGGAGTGGATTCAGCAGGTGCGGGTGCAGAGCAATCGAGTGGTCTTCCGTCTGGCTTTGCCGGGCTATGCCAATGCCCAGCGCGAACGCATTGCGGCCGATGCTCGCGGTGCCCTGCTGCAGCTTGGCGGCATTGAAGATGTGCAGATCGAGCTGGCCCCGCCCCCTGCTCCAGCGGCTGGCCACCAGCAGGCCCCGATTGGCGCCGCGGGCCATGGCGGCGGCGGCCCTGAGCGTCAGCCAATCCCGGGGGTGAAGCATGTGATTGCCGTGAGCAGCGGCAAGGGTGGTGTGGGCAAGAGCACCGTGGCCGTGAACCTGGCCTGCGCTTTGGCGGCCTCTGGTTTGAAGGTGGGATTGCTGGATGCCGATATCTACGGCCCCAATGCCCCCACCATGCTCGGTGTGGCGGATCAAACGCCCAAGGTGCAGGGCAGCGGCAACACCCAGGTGCTCACACCCCTGGAGAGCTGCGGCATCGCCATGGTGTCGATGGGGCTGCTGATCGATGCCGATCAGCCCGTGATCTGGCGTGGGCCGATGCTCAACGGCATCATTCGCCAGTTCCTCTATCAGGTGGCGTGGGGTGAGCGCGACGTGCTCGTGGTGGATCTGCCCCCCGGCACCGGCGATGCCCAGCTCAGCCTGGCCCAAGCGGTGCCGATGGCGGGCGTGATCATCGTTACCACCCCTCAGATGGTGTCGTTGCAGGATGCGCGACGCGGTTTGGCGATGTTCCAGCAGCTGGGGGTGCCGGTGCTGGGCGTGGTCGAGAACATGACGGCCTTTATCCCACCCGATGCGCCCGACAAGCGCTACGAGCTGTTCGGCTCAGGCGGTGGAGCCCAATTGGCACAAGAAAGTGAGGTGCCCCTGCTGGCCCAGCTGCCGATGGAGCTGGCAGTGGTGCAGGGCGGCGATGCTGGCCGCCCTGCGGTGTTGAGTGCACCTGAGTCGGCCACTGCCCAGGCCTTCCGCACCCTCGCGGCCCAGCTGCCGCTGGCGGCTGCCGCATGA
- the rodA gene encoding rod shape-determining protein RodA, producing the protein MTLLGLWGRRRSALFAAGASRRRRWVDRVDKLLWWIPLAMIFVSGILIASTQRQADYADWYQHWVTAAVGLVVALVIARIPVESITRWPWLIYGVTVASLIAVRVIGVSALGAQSWINIAGFNVQPSEFAKVGAILLLARMLARHPVERPVDLLRPVALISFPWLLVLLQPDLGTSLVFGAVLLVMMFWSGMPGSWVVLFLSPVITAIVAGVFPWLLLGWIPAMGLLAWKSLPWKRIGLALVLMVQGAFAVATPWLWNNFLQPHQRDRLTLFLDPNKDPLGGGYHLLQSTVGIGSGGWFGTGLLQGHLTLLRFIPEQHTDFIFSALGEEMGFLGSALAVIGFVFWIWRLLQIAGKARSDVESLVVVGVGAMVMFQVVVNINMTIGLGPITGIPLPWLSYGRSAMLVNFIALGLCASVARRGGQGTARW; encoded by the coding sequence ATGACCCTTCTGGGGCTCTGGGGTCGGCGCCGCAGCGCCCTTTTCGCTGCTGGCGCTTCGCGTCGGCGCCGCTGGGTGGATCGCGTCGACAAGCTGCTCTGGTGGATTCCGCTGGCAATGATCTTCGTGTCGGGGATCCTGATTGCCAGCACCCAGCGCCAGGCCGACTACGCCGATTGGTACCAGCACTGGGTGACCGCTGCGGTGGGTCTGGTGGTGGCCCTGGTGATCGCCCGCATTCCGGTGGAGAGCATTACCCGCTGGCCTTGGCTGATTTATGGGGTGACCGTGGCCAGCTTGATCGCCGTGCGGGTGATTGGTGTGAGCGCCCTTGGGGCCCAGAGCTGGATCAACATCGCCGGCTTCAACGTGCAGCCCTCGGAATTCGCCAAGGTGGGCGCGATCCTGCTGTTGGCGCGAATGCTGGCGCGCCATCCGGTGGAGCGGCCGGTGGATCTGCTGCGGCCGGTGGCGCTCATCAGCTTTCCCTGGCTCTTGGTGCTGCTGCAGCCCGATCTAGGCACCTCCCTGGTGTTCGGTGCGGTTCTGCTGGTGATGATGTTTTGGTCGGGTATGCCCGGCAGCTGGGTGGTGCTGTTTCTATCGCCGGTGATCACAGCGATCGTGGCGGGAGTGTTCCCCTGGTTGCTGCTGGGCTGGATCCCGGCGATGGGCCTGCTGGCTTGGAAGAGCCTGCCCTGGAAACGCATCGGCCTGGCCCTGGTGCTCATGGTGCAGGGAGCTTTTGCGGTGGCGACCCCCTGGCTGTGGAACAACTTCCTGCAGCCTCATCAGCGCGACCGTCTCACTCTCTTTCTTGACCCCAACAAAGATCCCCTTGGCGGCGGCTATCACCTGCTGCAAAGCACGGTGGGCATCGGCTCTGGTGGCTGGTTCGGCACCGGGCTCCTGCAGGGTCATCTCACCCTGCTTCGCTTTATCCCCGAGCAGCACACCGATTTCATCTTCAGTGCCCTGGGGGAGGAGATGGGTTTTCTGGGTTCAGCCCTAGCCGTGATTGGCTTTGTGTTTTGGATCTGGCGCCTGCTGCAGATCGCCGGCAAGGCTCGCAGTGATGTGGAGTCGCTGGTGGTGGTGGGCGTGGGAGCGATGGTGATGTTTCAGGTGGTGGTGAACATCAACATGACCATCGGCCTTGGTCCGATCACCGGCATCCCTCTGCCCTGGCTCAGTTATGGCCGCTCGGCGATGTTGGTGAACTTCATTGCCCTAGGCCTTTGCGCCTCGGTGGCGCGCCGTGGTGGCCAAGGGACGGCCCGCTGGTGA
- a CDS encoding dehydrogenase, protein MASVPGVRRSVLLVALLLATVGMAAAAQAPALRSGSTDPLTGVRSGLQRDWVGLRSVPRDVAILVLAGHADSQGIAGAGTSGAAVDLQGAAPMQRGIRDELYWNLEVARRVVALGQQRGLNIRFYDPLQRTIRNGDDPRTNWSVGKQHAAAGGYAVEIHFDAYGPDGVGSGVIPALHRPLSRIDESLAQAFGGFPRHFRGGLGGPRRGITLLEIGKLEDPLERALRNPASREQALAAITQRVVNALELGVGEQPASVHSPVGLAAGDQ, encoded by the coding sequence ATGGCCTCTGTGCCTGGCGTTCGTCGCAGTGTGTTGCTGGTCGCACTCCTGCTGGCCACGGTGGGCATGGCCGCTGCAGCCCAGGCGCCGGCGCTGCGCAGCGGCAGCACTGATCCGCTCACAGGGGTGCGCAGCGGCCTGCAGCGCGATTGGGTAGGTCTGCGGTCCGTGCCGCGCGATGTGGCGATTCTGGTGCTGGCTGGCCATGCCGATTCGCAGGGCATTGCTGGTGCCGGCACCTCGGGTGCGGCGGTGGATCTGCAAGGGGCGGCGCCGATGCAGCGCGGCATCCGCGACGAGCTCTACTGGAACCTGGAGGTGGCGCGCCGGGTGGTGGCCCTGGGCCAGCAGCGCGGCCTCAACATCCGCTTCTACGACCCGCTCCAGCGCACCATTCGCAACGGCGACGATCCCCGCACCAACTGGAGTGTGGGCAAACAACACGCGGCAGCTGGGGGCTACGCCGTGGAGATTCACTTCGATGCCTATGGGCCCGATGGGGTGGGCTCTGGGGTCATCCCGGCTCTGCACCGACCGCTCAGCCGGATCGATGAAAGCCTGGCGCAGGCCTTTGGCGGCTTCCCGAGGCACTTCCGCGGTGGCCTCGGTGGACCTCGCCGTGGCATCACCCTGCTGGAGATCGGCAAGCTGGAGGACCCACTGGAGCGGGCCCTGCGCAATCCAGCCAGCCGTGAGCAGGCTCTGGCGGCGATCACCCAGCGCGTAGTGAATGCCTTGGAGCTGGGGGTTGGCGAGCAGCCCGCCTCAGTTCACAGCCCCGTGGGGCTGGCAGCGGGGGATCAGTGA
- the hemF gene encoding oxygen-dependent coproporphyrinogen oxidase has product MGLQDSICAGLEQLDGTGRFAEESWVRPEGGGGRSRVMKGGRVFEQGGVNFSEVEGHELPPSILSQRPEAKGHRWFATGTSMVLHPRNPYIPTVHLNYRYFEAGPVWWFGGGADLTPYYPFLDDAKHFHSTLKGACDSVNPAFYEVFKPWCDEYFYLKHRDETRGVGGIFYDYQDPRGVLYKGQTPTGPAAAAGQRVGAQPQSWEQLFALASACGNAFLPSYVPIAEKRQHTPYGERERQFQLYRRGRYVEFNLVFDRGTIFGLQTNGRTESILMSLPPLVRWEYGYQPEAGSREALLTELFTRPQDWLGDDSLIPRCQPHGAVN; this is encoded by the coding sequence ATGGGCCTTCAGGATTCAATCTGTGCCGGCCTCGAGCAGCTGGATGGCACCGGCCGCTTCGCGGAAGAGAGCTGGGTGCGGCCAGAGGGCGGCGGTGGCCGCTCACGTGTGATGAAAGGCGGCCGCGTGTTCGAGCAGGGCGGTGTGAATTTCTCGGAGGTGGAAGGTCATGAGCTGCCTCCCTCGATCCTCAGCCAGCGCCCGGAAGCCAAGGGCCACCGCTGGTTCGCCACCGGCACCTCAATGGTGTTGCACCCCCGCAACCCTTATATCCCCACCGTTCACCTCAACTACCGCTACTTCGAGGCAGGCCCGGTGTGGTGGTTCGGCGGCGGCGCCGACCTCACGCCCTACTACCCGTTCTTAGACGACGCCAAGCACTTCCACAGCACCCTCAAGGGCGCTTGCGACAGTGTGAACCCCGCCTTCTATGAGGTGTTCAAGCCCTGGTGTGACGAATACTTTTATTTGAAGCACCGCGATGAAACCCGCGGCGTTGGTGGCATCTTTTACGACTACCAAGACCCACGCGGCGTGCTTTACAAAGGCCAGACCCCCACGGGCCCTGCTGCTGCGGCCGGCCAGCGGGTGGGCGCGCAGCCCCAGAGCTGGGAGCAGCTGTTTGCTCTGGCCAGCGCCTGCGGCAACGCCTTCCTGCCGAGCTATGTGCCGATCGCCGAGAAACGCCAGCACACTCCCTACGGCGAACGGGAGCGCCAGTTCCAGCTGTATCGCCGCGGCCGCTACGTGGAGTTCAACCTGGTGTTCGACAGGGGCACGATCTTCGGCCTGCAGACCAACGGCCGCACCGAATCGATTTTGATGTCGCTACCGCCGTTGGTGCGCTGGGAATATGGCTACCAGCCCGAGGCCGGCAGCCGTGAAGCGCTGCTCACCGAGCTGTTCACCAGGCCGCAGGACTGGCTGGGCGACGACTCACTGATCCCCCGCTGCCAGCCCCACGGGGCTGTGAACTGA
- a CDS encoding photosystem I reaction center subunit II PsaD produces the protein MALSGQLPKYIGSTGGLLNAAETEEKYAITWTSSKEQAFELPTGGAAHMNEGENLMYFARKEQCLALGTQLRTKFKPRIEDYKIYRIFPGGDTEFLHPKDGVFPEKVNEGRQMVGHNARRIGQNGNPASIKFTGKNTFDA, from the coding sequence ATGGCATTGAGTGGTCAACTCCCGAAGTACATCGGCAGCACGGGCGGTCTGCTCAACGCCGCTGAAACTGAAGAGAAGTACGCCATCACCTGGACCAGCAGCAAGGAGCAGGCGTTTGAGCTGCCCACCGGTGGTGCTGCCCACATGAATGAGGGCGAGAACCTTATGTATTTCGCCCGTAAGGAGCAGTGCCTGGCTCTCGGTACCCAGCTGCGCACCAAGTTCAAGCCCCGCATCGAGGATTACAAGATCTACCGGATCTTCCCCGGTGGCGATACGGAGTTCCTGCACCCCAAAGATGGTGTGTTCCCCGAGAAAGTGAATGAGGGCCGTCAGATGGTGGGTCACAACGCCCGCCGCATTGGCCAGAACGGCAACCCAGCCAGCATCAAGTTCACCGGTAAGAACACCTTCGACGCCTGA
- the gshA gene encoding glutamate--cysteine ligase: MRHPLMLKGFEVELYTGRPDGTVVGCSAEAAAALRGFVTEPDCRNLEYITAPAASYREQLELLLEPRRRLRAWLAGRGLTLLPGSTLSTGDSHRFERSNPDNPYHGYIEATYGTQVVTASVHINLGITDMDALFAACRLVRCEAALLLALSASSPFLDGEATGAHSQRWLQFPLTPAAVPLFESHGHYISWVEEQLQLGTMQNVRHLWTSVRPNGDHRPHDLNRLEIRICDLITDPLLLLAVTAFAELRLQQLLRDPDAHDPLRASALSLVQLAELADANDRAAARSSLDAELRHWRSGQPVLARDWLEAELETLAPLAQELQLADWLAPLQAVLANGNQAQQWLIAHAAGTAVAPLIAAGASAMQQSETELMALLATDGAPALG; this comes from the coding sequence ATGAGGCACCCCCTGATGCTCAAGGGATTCGAGGTGGAGCTCTACACGGGCCGCCCCGATGGCACGGTGGTGGGATGCTCCGCCGAAGCCGCTGCGGCGTTGCGGGGCTTTGTCACCGAGCCTGACTGCCGCAATCTCGAATACATCACTGCACCGGCCGCTTCGTACCGCGAACAGCTTGAGCTGCTGCTGGAGCCCCGCCGCCGGCTGCGCGCCTGGTTGGCGGGTCGCGGTCTCACCCTGTTGCCCGGCAGCACCCTCAGCACGGGTGACAGCCATCGCTTTGAGCGTTCCAACCCCGACAACCCGTATCACGGCTACATCGAAGCCACCTACGGCACCCAGGTGGTAACCGCCAGCGTGCACATCAACCTGGGCATCACCGATATGGATGCCCTGTTCGCGGCCTGCAGGCTGGTGCGTTGTGAAGCGGCTTTGCTGCTGGCCCTCAGCGCCAGCTCGCCGTTCCTCGATGGCGAGGCCACCGGGGCCCATTCCCAGCGCTGGCTGCAGTTCCCGCTCACGCCGGCTGCCGTGCCCCTGTTTGAGAGCCACGGCCACTACATCAGCTGGGTCGAAGAGCAGCTCCAGTTGGGCACGATGCAAAACGTGCGCCACCTGTGGACTTCCGTGCGGCCCAATGGCGACCATCGCCCTCACGATCTCAACCGCCTCGAGATCCGCATCTGTGATCTGATCACCGATCCGTTGCTTCTGCTCGCGGTGACGGCTTTCGCCGAGTTGCGTCTTCAGCAATTGCTGCGTGATCCAGATGCGCATGACCCTCTGCGGGCCAGTGCCCTCAGCCTGGTGCAGCTGGCTGAGCTGGCTGACGCCAACGACCGCGCCGCGGCCCGCAGCAGCCTCGATGCGGAACTGCGGCACTGGCGCAGCGGTCAACCGGTGTTGGCTCGCGATTGGCTGGAGGCAGAGCTGGAGACCCTCGCGCCCCTGGCTCAAGAGCTGCAACTCGCTGATTGGCTTGCGCCGTTGCAGGCAGTGCTAGCCAATGGCAATCAGGCGCAGCAGTGGTTGATCGCCCATGCCGCTGGCACGGCTGTGGCGCCTCTGATCGCGGCTGGGGCCAGCGCGATGCAGCAGAGCGAAACCGAGCTCATGGCCTTGCTTGCAACAGACGGGGCGCCCGCTTTGGGATGA
- a CDS encoding anthranilate synthase component I family protein: protein MPSPDRATVLAQAEAGNSYIPIWRTWPADLETPLTTWLKVGADSEHGVLLESVEGGERIGRWSFVVSDPLWTLTVRGDQAEQCWRDGRRHSLQGNPFDLLRDALQPYTPSSIPGLPPVGQLFGFWGYELIRWIEPSVPVHSTDAAGPPDGCWMLADSLLVFDQVKRQITAVAYADCSSGGDPAAAYTAAVQRLDRLEQRMHAPLSPGLTPLDWCESPTADLPTTSNRSRDDFEAAVLTAKEHIAAGDVFQLVISQRLETKVQREPFELYRSLRMVNPSPYMAFFNFGGWHLIGSSPEVMVKAEPMADGSGRVKASLRPIAGTRHRGANEAEDKALEADLLADPKERAEHVMLVDLGRNDLGRVCLPGSVRVSELMVIERYSHVMHIVSEVEGLLDPARDVWDLLMASFPAGTVSGAPKIRAMQLIHALEPGARGPYSGVYGAMDLSGALNTAITIRTMVVLPAAEGGWRVQVQAGAGLVADSVPASEFQETLNKARGMLKALACLA, encoded by the coding sequence ATGCCATCTCCCGACCGTGCCACTGTTCTGGCCCAGGCTGAGGCGGGCAACAGCTACATCCCGATCTGGCGCACCTGGCCTGCTGATCTGGAAACGCCGCTCACCACCTGGCTGAAGGTGGGCGCCGACAGCGAACACGGGGTGCTGCTGGAGTCGGTGGAGGGCGGCGAGCGCATTGGCCGCTGGAGCTTTGTGGTGAGTGATCCGCTCTGGACCCTCACCGTGCGTGGCGATCAGGCGGAACAATGCTGGCGTGATGGCCGCCGTCACAGCCTTCAGGGCAACCCTTTTGACCTGCTGCGGGACGCTCTCCAGCCCTACACCCCTTCATCGATTCCCGGCCTGCCGCCGGTGGGGCAGCTGTTTGGTTTCTGGGGCTACGAGCTGATCCGTTGGATCGAGCCCAGCGTGCCCGTGCATTCCACCGATGCAGCGGGCCCCCCGGATGGCTGCTGGATGCTGGCCGACAGCCTGCTGGTGTTTGACCAGGTGAAGCGGCAGATCACAGCGGTGGCCTACGCCGATTGCAGCAGCGGTGGGGATCCGGCTGCGGCTTACACCGCTGCTGTGCAGCGGCTCGATCGACTGGAGCAGCGCATGCACGCGCCTCTGTCACCGGGGCTCACCCCGCTCGATTGGTGTGAATCGCCAACGGCCGATCTCCCCACCACCAGCAACCGCAGTCGTGACGACTTTGAGGCCGCTGTGCTCACGGCCAAAGAACACATCGCGGCGGGTGATGTGTTCCAGCTGGTGATCAGCCAGCGGTTGGAAACCAAGGTGCAGCGTGAGCCCTTCGAGCTCTACCGAAGCCTGCGCATGGTGAATCCATCGCCCTACATGGCCTTCTTTAACTTCGGTGGCTGGCACTTGATCGGCTCCAGTCCGGAGGTCATGGTGAAGGCGGAACCAATGGCCGATGGCAGTGGCCGGGTGAAGGCATCGCTGCGCCCCATTGCCGGTACCCGCCATCGCGGCGCCAATGAAGCTGAAGACAAGGCGCTGGAGGCAGATCTGCTGGCGGATCCGAAGGAGCGTGCTGAGCACGTGATGCTGGTGGATCTGGGCCGCAACGACCTGGGTCGGGTGTGCCTGCCCGGCAGCGTGCGTGTGAGCGAGCTGATGGTGATCGAGCGCTACTCCCACGTGATGCACATCGTGAGCGAGGTGGAAGGGCTGCTCGATCCCGCACGTGATGTGTGGGATCTGCTGATGGCCTCTTTCCCCGCCGGCACGGTGAGCGGTGCGCCCAAGATCCGCGCCATGCAGCTGATTCATGCCCTGGAGCCCGGTGCTCGCGGGCCCTATTCAGGTGTCTATGGCGCGATGGATCTCAGCGGCGCCTTGAATACCGCCATCACGATCCGCACGATGGTGGTGCTGCCGGCCGCCGAGGGGGGCTGGCGGGTGCAGGTGCAGGCTGGAGCTGGTTTGGTCGCCGATTCGGTGCCTGCTTCGGAATTCCAAGAAACCCTCAACAAGGCTCGCGGCATGCTGAAGGCCCTGGCCTGCCTGGCATGA
- a CDS encoding ribonuclease D: MAPAPPFPLTTTPSNTPQVPAAGSSPARFAVLDGDLSAEWHELLGRSSALAVDTEAMGLVHGRDRLCLVQISDDHDNVCCIRIQRGQSEAPLLKQLMEHREIVKVFHFARFDVAALGEGLGIAVNPLFCTKVASRLARTYTNRHGLKDLVTELCGVELDKGAQSSDWGRVEELSEVQLAYAANDVRYLLPARERLIQMLVREERLELAERSFACIPVISELDRGRFGSIFEHRS, encoded by the coding sequence ATGGCGCCAGCTCCGCCCTTCCCCTTGACCACCACCCCCTCCAACACCCCCCAGGTGCCTGCAGCCGGCTCCAGCCCGGCTCGCTTTGCCGTGCTCGACGGCGATCTCTCCGCGGAGTGGCACGAGCTACTAGGCCGCTCCAGCGCCCTGGCGGTGGACACCGAGGCCATGGGGCTGGTGCACGGCCGCGACCGCCTCTGCCTGGTTCAGATCAGCGATGACCACGACAACGTGTGCTGCATCCGGATCCAGCGCGGCCAGAGCGAGGCCCCACTGCTCAAGCAGCTGATGGAGCACCGCGAGATCGTGAAGGTGTTCCACTTCGCTCGTTTTGATGTAGCCGCTCTGGGGGAGGGCCTCGGCATCGCGGTGAACCCGCTGTTCTGCACCAAGGTGGCCAGCCGCCTAGCCCGCACCTACACCAACCGCCACGGCCTCAAAGATCTGGTCACCGAACTCTGCGGCGTTGAGCTCGACAAAGGAGCCCAGAGCAGCGATTGGGGCCGCGTGGAGGAACTCAGCGAGGTCCAGCTGGCGTATGCAGCCAACGATGTGCGTTATCTCCTGCCAGCCCGCGAGCGACTGATTCAGATGCTGGTGCGCGAGGAGAGGCTGGAGCTAGCCGAGCGCAGCTTCGCCTGCATTCCGGTGATTTCGGAGCTCGATCGCGGTCGTTTCGGATCCATCTTCGAGCACCGCAGCTGA
- a CDS encoding cofactor assembly of complex C subunit B, giving the protein MPPALGSTLLLTLLLAVGLVFFLRAASKDRTTVVEVRSSRPPLEVLPVMADWLQQRGWLAEESNPERRLLRFRGQVQASRGLAVLLSLLGAVGSGCLGLVLRQLLPQLHWWPLLLIGLGPLAGVIYRRRAARAEAVELRLISHDQATGSALRLRAHRDELIALEQELGPRLGLFSDGDLLKSPI; this is encoded by the coding sequence ATGCCTCCGGCCCTGGGTTCAACCCTGCTGCTCACCCTGCTCCTGGCTGTCGGCCTGGTGTTCTTCCTGCGGGCTGCCAGTAAAGACCGCACCACTGTGGTGGAGGTGCGCTCCTCCCGGCCACCCCTTGAGGTGCTGCCCGTGATGGCTGACTGGCTGCAGCAACGAGGTTGGTTGGCGGAGGAGAGCAACCCCGAGCGCCGCCTGCTCCGTTTCCGCGGGCAGGTGCAGGCCAGTCGAGGGCTGGCGGTGCTGCTGTCGCTGCTGGGGGCTGTGGGTTCTGGCTGTTTGGGCCTGGTGCTGCGCCAGCTGTTGCCGCAGCTGCACTGGTGGCCGTTGTTGTTGATCGGCCTGGGCCCGCTGGCCGGCGTGATCTACCGCCGCCGGGCCGCCCGTGCTGAAGCCGTGGAGCTGCGCCTGATCAGCCACGATCAGGCCACCGGCAGTGCCCTGCGGCTGCGGGCCCATCGCGATGAGCTGATTGCGCTGGAGCAAGAACTGGGGCCGCGGCTGGGGTTGTTCAGCGATGGTGATCTACTTAAGTCTCCGATCTGA
- a CDS encoding sensor histidine kinase: MSDLPCASLEQLREQLAQGVPAGRSDDDSVRRQWWAALATLQEDFLLPCGAQPGVWLAAPLPALYEPPLLQQLQGWVWAPAQLGDLLQVSSPLLPPGVTAGAAATGGFQRLPLLEGDGTDPLLLVITPRLQVAMALLGGPAQRRLVVRFDPPTLSAALSSLDERLQRSDHEQGQRLRQAIQALGPLQSDEQLAQRFWPRLAERLAAMAPSLTLQPLVHRSASPSPSPSSELALLEALTHEVRTPLATIRTLIRSLLRRSDLPELVRQRLRQIDGECSEQIDRFGLIFLAAELQRQPLSDAQALARTDLAQLLQQLEPVWRQQLLRRSLVLELNCSPDLPLVLSDPARLETVLGGLVDRFSRGLPAGAAVQLSLRPAGARLKLRFSATETVLAESAAAGGVERVGPVLSWNPGTGSLQLSRQATQRLFHSLGGRLAERAGNDLTVFFPVAPN; this comes from the coding sequence GTGAGCGATCTGCCGTGCGCGAGCCTCGAGCAGCTGCGGGAGCAGCTGGCGCAGGGTGTGCCGGCGGGCCGCAGCGACGACGACAGCGTGCGTCGTCAATGGTGGGCCGCACTGGCGACGCTCCAGGAGGATTTCCTCCTGCCTTGCGGCGCTCAGCCGGGGGTGTGGCTGGCGGCCCCGTTGCCGGCGCTTTACGAGCCGCCGTTGCTCCAGCAGCTCCAGGGCTGGGTGTGGGCACCGGCGCAGCTGGGGGATCTGCTGCAAGTGAGTTCGCCGCTGCTGCCGCCGGGGGTGACTGCCGGGGCGGCGGCAACCGGTGGTTTTCAGCGCCTGCCACTGCTGGAAGGTGATGGCACTGATCCGCTGCTGCTGGTGATCACCCCGAGATTGCAGGTGGCGATGGCCTTGCTGGGAGGGCCAGCCCAGCGGCGGCTCGTGGTGCGCTTCGATCCGCCCACCCTCTCGGCCGCCTTGAGCTCGCTGGATGAGCGCCTCCAGCGCAGTGATCATGAGCAGGGGCAGCGCTTGCGCCAGGCCATCCAGGCTCTCGGTCCCTTGCAGAGCGATGAGCAGCTGGCCCAGCGTTTCTGGCCGCGACTTGCGGAGCGCCTCGCGGCGATGGCGCCCAGCCTCACTCTGCAGCCTCTCGTGCATCGCAGTGCATCCCCATCCCCCAGCCCCAGCAGCGAGCTGGCCCTGCTGGAGGCCCTCACACACGAGGTGCGGACACCCCTTGCCACGATCCGCACGCTCATCCGATCGCTGCTTCGCCGCAGCGATTTACCGGAGCTGGTGCGTCAGAGGCTGAGGCAGATCGATGGTGAATGCAGCGAGCAGATCGATCGCTTCGGTCTGATCTTTCTGGCGGCGGAGTTGCAGCGCCAGCCCCTCAGCGATGCCCAGGCCCTGGCCCGCACTGATCTGGCTCAGCTCCTGCAGCAGCTCGAGCCGGTATGGCGGCAGCAGCTGCTGCGCCGCAGCCTGGTTCTTGAGCTCAATTGCAGCCCCGATCTGCCGCTTGTGCTCAGTGATCCGGCTCGGCTGGAAACGGTGCTGGGGGGATTGGTGGATCGCTTCAGCCGTGGCCTGCCGGCCGGCGCTGCGGTGCAGCTCAGCCTGAGGCCCGCCGGTGCCCGCTTAAAGCTGCGCTTCAGCGCCACTGAAACGGTGCTGGCCGAGTCGGCGGCAGCGGGTGGTGTGGAGCGGGTTGGTCCGGTGCTCAGCTGGAATCCAGGTACAGGCAGCCTCCAGCTGAGCCGTCAAGCCACCCAGCGCCTCTTTCACAGCCTTGGGGGGCGCTTGGCGGAGCGGGCGGGCAACGATCTCACAGTGTTTTTCCCCGTGGCGCCGAACTAA